ACGTCGCTCGCCAGGCGGCTGGAGGAGCACGGCCTCATCATGCTGTACGACGGACGCTGCGGGCTGTGTAATGCGACGGTGCGCTGGCTCCTCAGGCGCGACCGCGGGGGGACGATGTGCTTCGCCCCGCTCGAGTCCGCGATCGGGCGCGCGGCGCTGGCTCGGCTCCCCTCGCTCAATGGCGTCGATTCCGTCGTCCTGCTGCACAAGGACGGGGCGTGGATCAAGTCGACGGCGATGCTGGAGATGCTGCGCTATGTGGGAGGCGTGTGGAGCTTCGCGACGGTGGGCTACGCGCTCCCGCGCGGTGTGCGCGACGCGATCTACGATTTCATCGCCAGG
Above is a genomic segment from Gemmatimonadaceae bacterium containing:
- a CDS encoding DUF393 domain-containing protein, whose product is MSAPRSRSHIPAAGKAGAATTSLARRLEEHGLIMLYDGRCGLCNATVRWLLRRDRGGTMCFAPLESAIGRAALARLPSLNGVDSVVLLHKDGAWIKSTAMLEMLRYVGGVWSFATVGYALPRGVRDAIYDFIARRRYAWFGKLAACPRPSPEDAPRFLMKGV